The Streptomyces vinaceus genome contains the following window.
CGTCCGCGAAGAGGTCCTTGTTGTAGATCACCACGCGGTTGGCGGCGTACCACGGGACGCCGTACTGCGCGCCGTCGACGCTTCCCGGGTCGGAGAGGCCCTTGAGCCAGTCCTTGCTGCCCCATTCGCGCAGGCCCTCCAGGGTGAGCTCGGACAGGCCTCCGGTCTCGATGTACTGGGCGACCTGGGTGTTGCCGACCTCGATGACGTCGGCGCTCTCGGCGCTCTTGCCCTTGAGCACGGCGTTGACCTTCTCGCCGATGCCCGTCCACTCCTGGATCCTGACGTCGAGGTCGACGCCGGGGTGCTCCTTCTCGAACGAGGAGGTGAACTTCGCGATGAAGTCCTCCGAGGCACTGCCCTTCATCAGCCAGAGCGTCACCTTCTGCGCCCCTGCGGCCGATCCCGCCAGCTGACTGCAGCCGGTGAGGGCGGTCGCGGCCGCGAGGGCCGTGCACACGGCGAGGAAGCGCATCTTCACGAAGGTCACCTTCTGGAGTCCGGTCTCGGAGATGGCTTGAAATTGGCATAGACCAATGGGCGGGTCAAGGCCCTTTCACTCGGGACTGTTCACGCAAAGTTCGCGGAGACGGACTTACTGGGGCACCGTGGAACGAGGCAAAAGCCCCCCCACCGTCGGGAGAACCCATGTCCAACCACACCTACCGGGTGACCGAGATCGTCGGCACCTCCCCCGAGGGCATCGATCAGGCCATCCGCAACGGCGTCACACGGGCCGGCCAGACCCTGCGCAACCTGGACTGGTTCGAGGTCACGCAGGTGCGCGGGCACATCGAGAACGGCACCGTGGCGCACTACCAGGTGGGCCTCAAGGTCGGGTTCCGCCTGGACGGCGAGGACTGATCAGGTGCGGCCCTCACCCTCCTGGGCGGACTTGAGCTCCGGCGCGTCGGCCGCCCAGTCCGCCAGCACCACCGTGAAGCCGGCGGCGCGCGCCGCCCGGCAGACGAGCTCGTCGTCGTCCACGAGCATCCGCACCTCCCGGCCCCGGGAGATCCGCCGGAGCACCTCCAGCTTGGTGGTCCGGGCCGGCCTGCGGTCCTGGTTCCCGCGCATCCACACCCGGCCCTCCGGCAGCCCGTGCCGGGTCAGCCACTCCTGCGTGTCCGCACGGCACCGCTCCGGGCGACCGGTCAGGTAGACGACCTCGCAGTCGGCCGCCTGCTCCACCGCCAGCGCCACCCCGCGCGCCAGCGGCGGGTCGGCGGGCGCCGCGCCGAAGAAGCCGTCCCAGTCCCGGGGCCGGCCCTCCAGGAAGTGCTGGCGGTGGTCGGTGTCGGCCAGCGTGTTGTCGATGTCGAAGACGGCCAGCGGCCGGCGGTCGTTGCTGTCACTCATGCGGGTCAGAGTAGGCAGGGAATCCTTTCGGCGCGTGTGCGTTACAGGCTTGTGTGATGCGGAGAATCTCCATCCTCGACCGGTCCCGGACCCGCGAGGGGCACCCGGCCCCGCAGGCCCTGCGGGACACCGTGGAGCTCGCCCGCGCGGCGGAGCGGCTCGGCTACCACCGCTTCTGGGTGTCCGAGCACCACAGCGTCCCCGGTGTCGCGGGCTCCGCGCCCGCGGTGCTGGCCGCGGCCGTGGCCGGGGCCACGCGGCGGATCCGGGTCGGGACGGGCGGGGTGATGCTGCCCAACCACCAACCGCTGGTGGTCGCCGAGCAGTTCGGGGTGCTGGAGTCGCTGTTCCCCGGCCGGATCGACATGGGCCTCGGCCGCTCGGTCGGCTTCACCGGAGGGATCCGGCGGGCTCTGGGCCGCGACGCACAGGACGCCGACCGCTTCGAGGAACAGCTGGCGGAGCTGCTGGGCTGGCTGGACGGCACCCAGCGGGAGTACCCCGAGGTGCACGCCCGCCCCGCGGAGGGGCTGCGGATCCCCGCGTACGTCCTGGCCACCGGCGAGGGTGCCGGAGTCGCGGCCCGGGCCGGACTGCCGCTCGTGGTGGGCGACCTGCGCTCCCGTAGCCGGGTCGTGGAGGTCGTCGAGCGCTACCGCGCCCAGTTCCGCCCCTCGCCCGCCGGCTCGGAGCCGTACGTGATGGTCTCCGGGACGGTGGCCGTAGCGGGGACTCCCGAGGCGGCCCGGCGCATCCTGGTCCCCGAGGCCTGGTCCCTCGCGCACTCCCGCACCCGGGGCAGCTTCCCGCCCCTGCGCCCGGCCGAGGAGGTGGAGGCCCTGGCCATGACCGCGAAGGAGCGGGAGCTGTACGAGGGCGGGCTCGCCGGGCACGTCCACGGCACCGAGGAGCAGGTCGCGGCGCAGCTCGCCGAGGTGGCGGAGCTGACGCGCGCGGACGAGCTGCTGGTCACCACCTCCACGTACGACCGCACGGCGCTGCTGGACTCCTTCGAGCGGCTGGCGGGGCTGGCCGGGGCCTGACCGTGAGCGGGCCGGGGCGGGCCGGGAGCGGCCCCGGGTAGCGGCCCGTAAACTGGGGCGAATGCACCACTCCACCGCATCCGAAGTCCAGCACGACCCCTTCGTACGGGTCAGGGGTGCCCGGGAGCACAATCTGCGCGGTGTCGACGTGGACATCCCGCGCGACGCCCTGACCGTGTTCACCGGGGTCTCCGGCTCAGGGAAGAGCTCGCTGGCCTTCGGCACGCTCTACGCCGAGGCCCAGCGCCGGTACTTCGAGTCGGTGGCCCCGTACGCCCGCCGCCTGATCCACCAGATCGGCGCCCCGAAGGTGGACTCCGTCACCGGGCTGCCGCCCGCGGTCTCGCTGGAGCAGCGGCGCTCCTCCCCCGGCACGCGGTCCTCGGTGGGGACGGTGACCCTGCTGTCCAACTCCCTGCGCATGCTGTACTCGCGCGCCGGGACCTACCCGCCGGGCGCCGAACGGCTGGACTCCGACGCCTTCTCCCCCAACACCGCCGCCGGAGCCTGCCCTTCCTGCCACGGGCTGGGCAGCATCCACCGCACCAGCGAGGAACTCCTCGTACCGGACCCGGACCTGTCGATCCGTCAGGGCGCCATCGCCGCCTGGCCGGGGGCCTGGCAGGGCAAGAACCTCCGGGACGTCCTGGAGGCGCTCGGTCACGACGTGGACGCGCCCTGGCGGGAGCTGGCGGCGAAGGACCGCGAGTGGATCCTGTTCACCGAGGAGCAGCCGGTGGTCACGGTGCATCCGGTGCGGGACGCGGACCGGATCCAACGGCCCTACCAGGGAACGTACATGAGCGCCCACCGCTACGTCATGCGGACCTTCTCGGACAGCAAGAGCGCGACGCTGCGGGCGCGCGCGGAGCGGTTCCTGACCGATTCCCCGTGCCCGGTGTGCGAGGGACGGCGGCTGCGGCCCGAGGCGCTGGCCGTGACCTTCGCGGGCCGTACGATCGCGGAGCTGGCGGCGCTGCCGCTGACCGCCCTGGACTCCGTACTGGCCTCCGCGTCCCTGGACGGGGAGGCGGCGCGGGTGCTCGCCGAGGACCTGCGGGCCCGGATCGGGCCGGTCGTGGAGCTCGGGCTGGGCTACCTGAGCCTGGACCGCACCGCACCGACCCTGTCGGCGGGTGAACTGCAACGGCTGAGGCTGGCGACGCAGCTGCGGTCCGGGCTGTTCGGGGTGGTGTACGTGCTGGACGAGCCGTCGGCCGGGCTGCATCCGGCCGACACCGAGGCGCTGCTCGGCGTACTGGACCGCCTCAAGGCGGCGGGGAACACCGTGTTCGTGGTCGAGCACGCCCTGGACGTGGTGCGGCACGCGGACTGGCTGGTGGACGTGGGTCCGCTGGCCGGGGAACACGGCGGACGGGTCCTGTACAGCGGTCCGCCGCGGGAGCTGGCGGGCGTGGCGGAGTCGGCGACGGCGCGGCACCTGTTCGGGCCGGGCGGCGCGGAGCCGGGGCCGGGGCGGCGGCCGGTGCGGGCAGCGGGCGGATCGGTCCGCCTCACCGGCGTCGAGCGGCACAATCTGCGGGGCGTGGACGCCGATTTCCCGCTCGGGGTGTTCACGGCCGTCACGGGCGTGTCGGGGTCGGGCAAGTCCACGCTGGTGGGCCAGGTGCTCGCCCGCGAGGTCGGGGAGCGGATCGCGGATCCGGCGTTCCCGGTGCGGCGGCTGGTGGAGGTGGACCAGAAGCCGATCGGCCGCACCCCGCGCTCCAACCTGGCCACGTACACGGGACTGTTCGACGTGGTGCGCAAGCTGTTCACGCAGGCTCCGCAGGCGCGGGCGCGCGGCTGGAAGGCGGGCCGGTTCTCCTTCAACGTGCCGGGCGGCCGCTGCGAGAACTGCCAGGGCGAGGGGTTCGTCTCGGTGGAGCTGCTGTTCCTGCCGAGCACGTACGCCCCGTGCCCGGAGTGTGCCGGGGCCCGGTACAACACCGAGACCCTGGAGGTGCGGTACGAGGGGCTGAACATCGCGGAGGTGCTGGGCCTGACGGTGGAGTCCGCGGCGGCCTTCTTCGCGGCGGTCCCGGCGGCGGCGCGCAGCCTGCGGGCGCTGGAGGAGATCGGGCTGGGCTACCTGCGGCTGGGACAGCCGGCCACGGAGCTGTCGGGCGGCGAGGCCCAGCGCATCAAGCTGGCGACGGAGCTCCAGCGCCGGCGCCGCGACCACACCCTGTACGTGCTGGACGAGCCGACGACCGGGCTGCACCCGGCGGATGTGCGGGTGCTGCTGCGGCAGTTGCACGGCCTGGTGGACGCCGGGCACTCGGTGGTGGTCGTGGAGCACGACATGGAGGTGGTGGCGGGCGCGGACTGGGTCATCGACTTGGGCCCGGGCGGCGGTACGGACGGGGGCAGGATCGTCGCGGCGGGCACCCCGGCGGAGGTCGCGGCCACGGGGGTGGGCCGGACGGCGGGCTACCTCGCGCGGGCGCTGGGGGCCGTGCGGCCGTGACTCCTCAGGGCCGTCCCGTCATCCCCGGCGGGCGCGCGGCGGATTACGGGACGGCCCTCAGGCGTCGCCCGGGAGCAGGTGCTGGGCGAGTTCGCGAAAGCTCCACCTGCCCTGGCGCCGGGTGAACTCCCAGACCAGGTCGTAGCGGTCGGGCCAGCTCGCGGGGACGCCGAGGACCTGGTGGGCGCCGAGCGCGTGGATCAGGCGGGGGACGCCGGTGTGCTCCCAGCAGACGAGTACGGGCATCTTGGCGGCCAGCACGGCCCGCCCCAGGGCCTCTTCGGCGCCGACGCCGAACTCGGAGCGCAGGGGGATGTGCAGGGCGGTGGTCAGCGGCTCGACGGTCTGGCGGCAGCGGGCGGGGGGCCGCCCTCCGGCTCCGGACGGGCCGCCGGCGGCGAAGACGACGGTGGGACGCGGCAGCGTCGAGCCGCCGGCCGGCGGGAAGAGGCGGTGCAGCTCCTCGGCCCTGCGGCGGCCGCGCCCGGCGAGGGAGCCGGGGTCCTCGTTGCCGTCCTCGTCCTCGCCCAGGTCCCCGGCGTACGGCTTCTCCGCGTGCCGGACCAGCATCACCAGGGCGTCCTTGGGCACGCCGTGCGGGCCGTGGGCGGCGCTCCCGGACGGGTCCGGGGAGGAGCAGCCGGCCAGCGCGAGCGGGGTGAGGGCGGCGGCCGCCAGGAGGGTGCGGCGGCGCGGTCCGGACCCGGCGGGGGCTTGTGGCATGGGGCCCACTGTCCCCCACCGGCCGGACCGCTCCGTGGCGCGGCGCGGCGTACGGCCGCCACGAGCGCCCGGTCGGCCGATCGGATCGGCCGATCGGCCGAGGTCCCGCGCGGCGTTGTCACCTCTCGTAGGGCGAGGGCACCGGGAAGTAGGCCTCCAGGAAGGCGGTCACCGCGCGCTGCTGCTCCTGCGGCGTCAGTCCGGGGGCGGTGTCGTCGTCGGCGAGGCAGAACGCGTCGGCCCGGCGGTCGGCCGCCAGGGCGGGCAGCCGGTCGATCTCCTCGGCGCGGCCGGTGCTGACGTAGGCGTGGTGCAGTTCGCCCTCCACGGCGCGGCCGTCGGCGAGGGCCAGGTGGGAGGCGAGGGTGACGGGGGCGAGGTCGTCGGCGCTGCGGAAGACCGAGCGGCCGATGGCGGCCAGCCGGCCGGGCAGCCGCTCCTCGACGTGGGTGAAGAGGGTGCGGCTGAGCGGGTACGGGGTGTGGGCCAGGATGTGCGGGTAGGTCCGGCCGACGGCTTGTTCCACCGCGTGGCGGGTCGCCTTCTGGGAGGCGGTGAAGACGTCGTCGCCGTCTCCGGGGGCGGCGGGGTCCACGGCCCGCCGGTCGTGGAAGACCTTGGGCAGACCGGAGGAGAGGAAGTAGTTCTGGGGGCGCTGCGGGCGGCCGAGGAAGATGTCGTCGTTGAAGTAGAGGAAGTGCTCGGCGAGGCCGGGGATGCGGTGGAGCTGGCTCTCGATGGCGTGGGAGTTGAAGACGGGCAGGCAGGCGGGGTCGGCGAACAGCTCGCGGTGGTCGACGACGGTGACCTGGGGGTGGTCGCCGGCCAGCCAGGGCGGGGTCTGGTCGTCGGTGACGATGAAGACGCGGCGGATCCAGGGCGCGTGGGCGGCGATGGAGCGCAGGCAGTAGCGCAGTTCCCCGCGGTCGCGGTAGCGGTTCTCCGCGTGGTCGACGGGGGCGCTCCCGGTGACACCGGCGGCGGCGCGGTCCCTGCGGCGGCGCCAGGCGGGGTCGGAGGCGTCGACCCAGGTGATCACGGCGTCGACGGGGAAGTCGATGTCGTCGGGGAAGCGGCCCGCGAAGGCGTCGACGACGGGGTGGTCGCGATCGCCCACGCGGCGGGTGGAGGTGGCTTCGAGGGTGGGCACCCACCAGCCGTAAGGGGTCTCGCGCAGTCCGGCGACGGCGCCGGTGCCGGAGTCGGCTGCCTCCCAGAACTCCAGGTCACAGCCGGTTTCAGGGCCGTAGGCCACGGTCCGGCCGGAGGTGACGACCGGCTGGAAGAGCCGGATGCCCTTGATCTTGGGGTGGGGGGTGTCGGGGGTGTCGGGGGTGTCGGGGGTGCGGGAAGTGCCGGATGTTTCGGCGGGCGAGCCTTCCTGGGCCGCGACCGCCTCGGGAAGCAGTTCGGCGAGGACCTCCGGGAACGCTCCGGCCCCGCTGCCGTCGCCGCCCGCACCCGCGCCCTCGCCGAGGAGGCGCGCGTACACCGGGAGACCGGTGAAGGCCGCGGCACACGCCTTCAGGGCGGCCGCGCGGTCGCCCGGGGCGATGGCCACCCGGTGCCGGAGCTCCCCGTCGGGGACCAGCCCGTACGGGACGGCGG
Protein-coding sequences here:
- a CDS encoding dodecin, whose amino-acid sequence is MSNHTYRVTEIVGTSPEGIDQAIRNGVTRAGQTLRNLDWFEVTQVRGHIENGTVAHYQVGLKVGFRLDGED
- a CDS encoding LNS2 domain-containing protein, which codes for MSDSNDRRPLAVFDIDNTLADTDHRQHFLEGRPRDWDGFFGAAPADPPLARGVALAVEQAADCEVVYLTGRPERCRADTQEWLTRHGLPEGRVWMRGNQDRRPARTTKLEVLRRISRGREVRMLVDDDELVCRAARAAGFTVVLADWAADAPELKSAQEGEGRT
- a CDS encoding LLM class flavin-dependent oxidoreductase, which gives rise to MRRISILDRSRTREGHPAPQALRDTVELARAAERLGYHRFWVSEHHSVPGVAGSAPAVLAAAVAGATRRIRVGTGGVMLPNHQPLVVAEQFGVLESLFPGRIDMGLGRSVGFTGGIRRALGRDAQDADRFEEQLAELLGWLDGTQREYPEVHARPAEGLRIPAYVLATGEGAGVAARAGLPLVVGDLRSRSRVVEVVERYRAQFRPSPAGSEPYVMVSGTVAVAGTPEAARRILVPEAWSLAHSRTRGSFPPLRPAEEVEALAMTAKERELYEGGLAGHVHGTEEQVAAQLAEVAELTRADELLVTTSTYDRTALLDSFERLAGLAGA
- a CDS encoding excinuclease ABC subunit UvrA → MHHSTASEVQHDPFVRVRGAREHNLRGVDVDIPRDALTVFTGVSGSGKSSLAFGTLYAEAQRRYFESVAPYARRLIHQIGAPKVDSVTGLPPAVSLEQRRSSPGTRSSVGTVTLLSNSLRMLYSRAGTYPPGAERLDSDAFSPNTAAGACPSCHGLGSIHRTSEELLVPDPDLSIRQGAIAAWPGAWQGKNLRDVLEALGHDVDAPWRELAAKDREWILFTEEQPVVTVHPVRDADRIQRPYQGTYMSAHRYVMRTFSDSKSATLRARAERFLTDSPCPVCEGRRLRPEALAVTFAGRTIAELAALPLTALDSVLASASLDGEAARVLAEDLRARIGPVVELGLGYLSLDRTAPTLSAGELQRLRLATQLRSGLFGVVYVLDEPSAGLHPADTEALLGVLDRLKAAGNTVFVVEHALDVVRHADWLVDVGPLAGEHGGRVLYSGPPRELAGVAESATARHLFGPGGAEPGPGRRPVRAAGGSVRLTGVERHNLRGVDADFPLGVFTAVTGVSGSGKSTLVGQVLAREVGERIADPAFPVRRLVEVDQKPIGRTPRSNLATYTGLFDVVRKLFTQAPQARARGWKAGRFSFNVPGGRCENCQGEGFVSVELLFLPSTYAPCPECAGARYNTETLEVRYEGLNIAEVLGLTVESAAAFFAAVPAAARSLRALEEIGLGYLRLGQPATELSGGEAQRIKLATELQRRRRDHTLYVLDEPTTGLHPADVRVLLRQLHGLVDAGHSVVVVEHDMEVVAGADWVIDLGPGGGTDGGRIVAAGTPAEVAATGVGRTAGYLARALGAVRP
- a CDS encoding Stealth CR1 domain-containing protein, with the translated sequence MQGLSRLPLPDGLRRIVRTLRRPAGVPRQPDAAQRERTGSGGRVAPPPGRAREDELLARVPGLVRHRGRLSRVRDDLLPAGARDANLSAVADALDAAAVPYGLVPDGELRHRVAIAPGDRAAALKACAAAFTGLPVYARLLGEGAGAGGDGSGAGAFPEVLAELLPEAVAAQEGSPAETSGTSRTPDTPDTPDTPHPKIKGIRLFQPVVTSGRTVAYGPETGCDLEFWEAADSGTGAVAGLRETPYGWWVPTLEATSTRRVGDRDHPVVDAFAGRFPDDIDFPVDAVITWVDASDPAWRRRRDRAAAGVTGSAPVDHAENRYRDRGELRYCLRSIAAHAPWIRRVFIVTDDQTPPWLAGDHPQVTVVDHRELFADPACLPVFNSHAIESQLHRIPGLAEHFLYFNDDIFLGRPQRPQNYFLSSGLPKVFHDRRAVDPAAPGDGDDVFTASQKATRHAVEQAVGRTYPHILAHTPYPLSRTLFTHVEERLPGRLAAIGRSVFRSADDLAPVTLASHLALADGRAVEGELHHAYVSTGRAEEIDRLPALAADRRADAFCLADDDTAPGLTPQEQQRAVTAFLEAYFPVPSPYER